In one window of Drosophila mauritiana strain mau12 chromosome X, ASM438214v1, whole genome shotgun sequence DNA:
- the LOC117146475 gene encoding uncharacterized protein LOC117146475 isoform X1, translating into MQVLHHLILLFLVLINDVHGILPPSGYDDDTSPLPLRLDDLERDHLQQLDLNRPPLLPNHYEWHPDVAASLPPSYIQEAAQRDRERERDLERNRRLEELRQLQQQHQQLSSGYAFPVHLPGVLYVGPTAATPTPTPSAATTTVASSATRFAKPIVPYDLELGLRPIPYVTSNALPLPVPRPLPTPHVRAPFIYGFTGQGNRAASHKLPVQPLLVQQSKQFAYAPAQPPQRHYANGPRVPLPYPPSFVSFTTRRPGSERSRPFRPSQPDPTPDLFAGRSSKSLIDSYIPSWEVLRLIRQHQPQQGFTPIARQTLAYPAPAHLRLYKRDSQEDRSRIVKKSLRQPGKFKETLPEP; encoded by the exons ATG CAGGTGTTGCACCACCTGATTCTTCTATTCCTCGTTTTGATTAACGATGTCCACGGCATCCTGCCACCTTCAGGCTACGACGACGACACTTCGCCACTGCCACTCCGCCTAGACGACTTGGAACGGGACCACCTGCAGCAGTTGGACCTCAATCGGCCGCCACTCTTGCCCAATCACTACGAATGGCACCCGGATGTGGCCGCCAGTCTGCCGCCCAGCTACATTCAGGAGGCTGCCCAACGGGATCGGGAGCGCGAGCGGGATCTCGAGCGTAATCGGCGACTGGAGGAGCTGCgtcagctgcagcagcagcatcagcagctgAGTTCGGGCTACGCCTTTCCTGTCCACCTGCCAGGTGTGCTCTATGT TGGTCCCacagctgccacgcccactcccacGCCCTCGGCAGCGACGACGACAGTGGCCTCCTCTGCCACTCGATTTGCCAAACCCATAGTTCCCTACGACTTGGAACTGGGGTTGCGCCCCATTCCATATGTAACCAGTAATGCCCTGCCCCTtccagtgccacgcccccttccgACACCCCACGTCCGAGCGCCGTTCATATACGGATTTACCGGCCAGGGCAACCGAGCTGCCAGCCACAAGCTGCCGGTTCAGCCCCTGCTGGTCCAGCAGTCCAAGCAGTTCGCCTACGCTCCCGCTCAGCCCCCCCAGCGGCACTACGCGAATGGGCCACGGGTTCCGCTACCGTATCCCCCCAGCTTTGTGAGCTTCACCACTCGGAGACCGGGTTCGGAGCGGAGTAGGCCATTCCGGCCATCGCAGCCGGATCCCACGCCCGATTTGTTCGCTGGACGCTCCTCGAAATCACTGATCGACTCGTACATTCCCAGCTGGGAGGTACTGCGCCTGATTAGACAGCACCAGCCGCAGCAAGGATTCACTCCCATCGCACGCCAAACGCTCGCATATCCCGCTCCGGCGCACTTGAGGCTCTACAAGCGAGATTCCCAGGAGGACCGGTCGAGAATCGTGAAAAAATCGCTGAGACAGCCCGGCAAATTCAAGGAAACCTTACCCGAACCATAG
- the LOC117146475 gene encoding uncharacterized protein LOC117146475 isoform X2, translating into MVLHHLILLFLVLINDVHGILPPSGYDDDTSPLPLRLDDLERDHLQQLDLNRPPLLPNHYEWHPDVAASLPPSYIQEAAQRDRERERDLERNRRLEELRQLQQQHQQLSSGYAFPVHLPGVLYVGPTAATPTPTPSAATTTVASSATRFAKPIVPYDLELGLRPIPYVTSNALPLPVPRPLPTPHVRAPFIYGFTGQGNRAASHKLPVQPLLVQQSKQFAYAPAQPPQRHYANGPRVPLPYPPSFVSFTTRRPGSERSRPFRPSQPDPTPDLFAGRSSKSLIDSYIPSWEVLRLIRQHQPQQGFTPIARQTLAYPAPAHLRLYKRDSQEDRSRIVKKSLRQPGKFKETLPEP; encoded by the exons ATG GTGTTGCACCACCTGATTCTTCTATTCCTCGTTTTGATTAACGATGTCCACGGCATCCTGCCACCTTCAGGCTACGACGACGACACTTCGCCACTGCCACTCCGCCTAGACGACTTGGAACGGGACCACCTGCAGCAGTTGGACCTCAATCGGCCGCCACTCTTGCCCAATCACTACGAATGGCACCCGGATGTGGCCGCCAGTCTGCCGCCCAGCTACATTCAGGAGGCTGCCCAACGGGATCGGGAGCGCGAGCGGGATCTCGAGCGTAATCGGCGACTGGAGGAGCTGCgtcagctgcagcagcagcatcagcagctgAGTTCGGGCTACGCCTTTCCTGTCCACCTGCCAGGTGTGCTCTATGT TGGTCCCacagctgccacgcccactcccacGCCCTCGGCAGCGACGACGACAGTGGCCTCCTCTGCCACTCGATTTGCCAAACCCATAGTTCCCTACGACTTGGAACTGGGGTTGCGCCCCATTCCATATGTAACCAGTAATGCCCTGCCCCTtccagtgccacgcccccttccgACACCCCACGTCCGAGCGCCGTTCATATACGGATTTACCGGCCAGGGCAACCGAGCTGCCAGCCACAAGCTGCCGGTTCAGCCCCTGCTGGTCCAGCAGTCCAAGCAGTTCGCCTACGCTCCCGCTCAGCCCCCCCAGCGGCACTACGCGAATGGGCCACGGGTTCCGCTACCGTATCCCCCCAGCTTTGTGAGCTTCACCACTCGGAGACCGGGTTCGGAGCGGAGTAGGCCATTCCGGCCATCGCAGCCGGATCCCACGCCCGATTTGTTCGCTGGACGCTCCTCGAAATCACTGATCGACTCGTACATTCCCAGCTGGGAGGTACTGCGCCTGATTAGACAGCACCAGCCGCAGCAAGGATTCACTCCCATCGCACGCCAAACGCTCGCATATCCCGCTCCGGCGCACTTGAGGCTCTACAAGCGAGATTCCCAGGAGGACCGGTCGAGAATCGTGAAAAAATCGCTGAGACAGCCCGGCAAATTCAAGGAAACCTTACCCGAACCATAG
- the LOC117146479 gene encoding mediator of RNA polymerase II transcription subunit 15, which yields MLCHRHIHIHCHLFLLQLLVMPLLQGSPVSSPEIASKGSKSPNSLAQVQQQQQQQQQQEAHLNSLSAYASGYDMAQNQAQTQNQLQGQILSQTDPAFKPSYKMPEMETNFTPMQTAGTPSVASLPSTPMLMQYLPAQTIQDGSGNSVQYLQLIPTRPIIVPISPYLSAAAAAAGSPPAISAGAQPDFGGRTATVLSALPPNYAALQGYASGSINPAAAFRNTYRINREAKDKHFPPSFSLNLNEYLPAASMGLPGGHDASANGPHVYLRTRS from the coding sequence GCCACCGACACATTCACATCCATTGCCACCTGTTCCTGCTGCAGCTCCTGGTGATGCCCTTACTTCAGGGTTCCCCCGTTTCGAGTCCGGAGATAGCTAGTAAGGGTTCCAAGTCGCCGAATAGCCTGGCACaggtgcaacagcagcagcagcagcagcaacaacaggagGCCCACCTGAACTCGCTGAGTGCCTACGCCAGTGGTTACGACATGGCCCAGAACCAGGCTCAAACCCAAAATCAGCTTCAAGGCCAGATTCTATCACAGACGGATCCGGCATTCAAGCCCTCGTACAAGATGCCCGAGATGGAGACCAACTTCACGCCCATGCAAACGGCGGGAACACCAAGTGTGGCCAGTTTACCATCGACTCCCATGCTCATGCAGTATCTTCCGGCCCAGACAATCCAGGATGGATCCGGAAACTCGGTTCAGTACCTTCAGCTGATTCCCACCCGACCGATCATAGTGCCCATCTCGCCGTACCTCTCGGCTGCCGCAGCGGCCGCCGGATCTCCACCAGCAATCTCCGCCGGCGCACAGCCTGACTTCGGAGGACGAACGGCCACTGTTTTGAGTGCTCTACCGCCCAATTACGCAGCTCTCCAGGGTTACGCCAGTGGGTCCATCAATCCGGCCGCCGCCTTCCGCAATACCTATCGGATCAATCGCGAGGCCAAGGACAAACACTTCCCGCCCTCGTTCTCGCTTAATCTCAACGAGTACTTGCCAGCCGCCTCGATGGGACTGCCGGGAGGCCATGACGCCTCCGCCAATGGTCCACATGTGTACCTGAGGACCAGGTCTTAG